cacgtcactgacgtagcgtctcgttcccttactcagggaacaagggttacactcgtaacccaagacgttctgtgtgaacagctccttatttgttcattaatgACGTCATCATTGACTATATTTAGGTTTATAACTGGTCAGGTTCTCACCTTATTGATGAACtggaatttaaatttttttttagtaaaactGCAAATTCTGTCTCTGTAAAAAAGCTGCCTTCATAATAATCTTCTGATACGTGCAGCACAATCAAGTGAAAATTGCTGTGCGACCTAAAAGCCCTTAAAGCCTTACACATTCACAGGAgtagaaatgtaattttataataaGATTATATTAGCATTTACATGTTTGCATACAagtgagtgttgattattatatctaaaaataaatagcaactgaatttagggctctgttgttaattgtaacctttaatattatagcaATAAGTAAGTTTTTTAACTCCTGCTGTACTGAACCGTCATTTTTGTGTACCGTTAATACACATAATACACCCCTAATACACATATCATCCAGTTCCTCATAGCATgctttgaatatttaaattgtagGTGGGTTTAATGTAGTATAATCAGACCTCACATTTAATTGGTTGTCCCTGTTTTCTGTACATTATTAAATTAGAGTTGAGTCAGTAAAGGCAGTAAGTCTAACTGACAGCTTGAACATTACACCACAGCTTCAAAGTGATCTTTTGATGAAGAACGGGGTGCACAGGATCAGGCTACATATGAGGATATAATCAGTTGTGAAAATGTTTGACATGAGTATGATGGAGGAGGACAAAAGTCAAGAAATCCAGTATTGCTTTCCAAACAACAGTCTGTCATGTTTCAGAGAAATCAAACCTGAAGTGGAATACgtcattttgtacattttcatttctttattATCAATCTTCACTGTGTTTCTGAACCTGCTGGTGATCATCTCCATCTCTCACTTCAAGCAGCTTCACACTCCAACCAAccttctcattctctctctggcTGTGGCCGACCTGATTGTGGGACTGATTGTTATTCCATTTATGGGCATCACATTCATAGAATCATGCTGGTACTTTGGAGAGACATTTTGTTCTCTATTTTTATTCATTGCTTTTATGGTTGTTTCAGCATCTCTTGGTAATTTAGTCTTTATATCTGTTGATCGTTACATTGCTGTGAGTGACCCTTTGAGATACACAGTGAGAGTCACAACtgataaagttgttttttgcattattaCGAACTGGCTGTGTTCAAGCATATATTCTGTCATTATCTTATACAATACTATGTTCTACCCAGAGACACACGACACGTGTTACGGCGAATGTACAGTTGCTTTTAAATTCGAACATGTTGTCACAGACCTCATAGTCACTTTTGTCACACCTTCTTCTGTAGTCATGTCTATATATGTGAAAATCTTTTGTGTTGCGAAACATCAGGCCAAGGTTGTAAATTCTGTCACAGGTGTCAGCAGGTCACAAAGAAAGGCAGCAAAAACTTTGGGTATTGTTGTAATGGTTTACTTTATGTGTTGGATACCATACTATATAGTCACTCTTATTGAAGGAAATAAGTCAACAGTTCAATTTAATGTTACATGCTGGATTTTGTACATGAATTCCTGTATGAATCCCCTTATCTATGCTCTGTTTTATAAATGGTTCAGATTATCAGCTAAACACATTGTGACTCTAAAAATATGTAAACCATCTTCAGAATACTTTAGCCTTTTTCCAGAGGATAAATAATTAAGGAATACTTTTTGAAGCATAATTTTAAAAGAGTTTGTAAGAATTTTGGTTAAAGAGTTACTGACATATTCCTTATTGTTTTCTTGTACAGTATTCATTACTTTGCATTTGAAGATATTTTATGTTGTACATCAACAAATTAAGGTTAAAAGCTCTCTGATgaaaatacatacataatatTCATAGATCCACATAGATCCGTCAAAATGGTACAAATACATTATGTATCGTCTCAATGTGAAGTTATAGAATCTTTTTAAGTCTttataatgattatatttaaaaaaattatgtttaataTAGTTTTGAAAGTAGTATAGCATGTCACAGTTTGACATTTCATCAACTATCCACATACTTGTGTACAAATGTTTGTTTAGTTCAACAAAGTTAATGTAATTGGGCCAGACTTCAAAAGTGGAAAAACATCAGTAAGAATAAATTAAAGTACAGATcgaattaaataatttaaatgggGTCAATACATAGAAACACAACACCTCAAGTGTATATAAAGAATAAACAAATCTAAATTGAAGTAATAACTGTATACAGACCTGATAGGAAGTGTTTTTGTGCAGAAAATTTTGCACATTCTAAGTTTTGTACTGTTAAAAGCACTATAAAACCTATAGCCCAAAGTAAACtctgttttctgtctgaattttctttttttaatgacttTCTTAAAGATATCTATAAAAAAGGTTTAACCAGGGGCCAAGGGCTTCCCTCTTTTCCATCTCATTTATGAATGCCTGTGTGGCCGTGTACATTTTACGCTGCAATtgtttgaatggtagtttaattattattcttaatgaaaaacaacaacgaaacagtacaatgacaaactcatttatattacacaaaacttttattaacaaaaagaatAAGCATGGCATACAACATGCTATAGCCTAGgcttaatataaaataacaaataattttgttaataacaagtaaaaaaaaaaataaataaataaatggctgAACACTGTGTAACACCGGTAACACCTATTGCACCAAGCCTAGACTAAAGCATTTATCAATTAGGTACATGGGATATggttcttttttatatattacaataaaatttatatttaaaaaatacatccaTCATTATACATATCAAAATTATTGTTAGTCAGTAAATGTCTTTCTCTCAATGAACATACATGTTTGTAAACAATACCCAGGTTTGTAGATTTTTGCAGAAATTTTCAGATGAATTGTGCTCTCCAAAGCATTAAAAATTAAACCGACTGAACAACTAAATTAGGcccatttttttgtttgatattCCTGTCTACATTTTCTgtatgcattttgttttttgaatttTCTGTCTTTAATTTTCATGTAGATATCTATAAACAATGAAAATGTTTAACGAGCCAAGCACCAAAGCTCATATGTATTAGTTCTTATTCTTCTCTTTCCTCTGATAATTCTGATTTATACTTCTACATCGGACCTACCCCCGGCCTCTGTGCTGTAGGCTATGTGCcggttttcatttatacttctgcttCATTGTCTGCGTCGACTTGCAACATGCAGACCACTAGTAGGCAGTGTCCGCAGTCATGTTGAGTATCAAGGCAAAAGTCGAAGAAGCAGCAGTTTGTCATGTACTAATGATTGTATTATTATAGGGAGATGAGAgtgtctgtatctcttaccattggagaaagcgtaacggctaacttaatcacgtacggcacctctcagcctattgTGTACTGGCCTCTGGTCTCCTTTCCTGCATACTTGCAGTCTTTACTGCAGCGTTAGCATTAGCCTTTACACTTTTTTGGCTGATGGTTGCAAGCTTGTCATCTAGTGGCTTTGTCATGTATGTTGTCAGAGAAGCTTAAGCAGTGATGGTGGCAAATAGGCAACAacttttgttgcagtttgaTGGCGCGTGTCCTCTGAAACAGGGTGTtttttcattcctatggaagttgaaaaCGCTCCCTCTTCTCCGCTTGGTCCGTGCCAGTTTTTTGACCTGAGGGaggggttctagcagaccaatcacagcactcaCGGACCATGTAGAATTGATGCGTTGTTACATTTTTTGGAGAGGCGCATGTCAGGCTATGCTATTCATAGTTTTTAGTCACGTGACTGTCGCGGAGCCCTTGAGGGCAAAACAGCCATGTAACTGCACCACAAGCCTGTCAATTTTCCAtcttaaaaactaaaatatgtgaACAAGATGCAAGTTTTGGGCAGATTTGATCCATATACAGCACCTGCAGTGATTTCAATCACTAAAAACAGCggggcagtttttttttttttaaagctaacgTGAAACACATGAGGGTGGGTTGTACCAATAAGGATTAAATTATGCAAAGTTTAACACTAATCAAGGATTAGTTGTGTTGCACCACTTAATTTTAAACACAGATTAACTACACAGAAAGGCCGTTAGAATTAAAGGGCTGATCAAGCAGCATAGGCAGAGGGTGAAACGATGCCAGGCTAAAGAATCCTTAGTGCAACCCACCCTTAAGGCGAGACACGGCAGgtgaaaacataattttttcatGCAGTGGACAATTTTGAGGTTTTGGGCCAGTTTGCTCCCTTAACATGTAAGCTttcatgtcaaaataaaaaatatgtcaaCATTACACTTTAAGGtggttatttcattatattttgtcaACTTGCGCCTTTAGATTTCTATCGGAAATCACCAAAAGTTAGCATTCTAACGCGAGCTCCCGTGCCGTCTCCATTCACAGAAACATGTCATGCCTGGTATCATTGTAAAGCTCTCAGTCTCATTAACAGCGCTGTCTAATCCAAATAGGGGCATTTCCTTTGTAGAAATAACCAACCGCGAAAGTTTGCCGGGTAATCTACAGCCGAAAACCACATCTGATTGATCGATAATTTAATAATCTCATAATTTACGTCACATGATTGTATGAATTAGTAAGTGGTTTATGTTGTCCTAACTGTGCTGGATCAGGGCTGAAAATTAACATTGATTCACAGAATCATGGGTTCTGTAGCAGTGTGTTGCTGGAGTGTAGTCTGTGTGAGAGAGATAGGTACTGCagaagttttcagtttttgtgACTGCtgttatgtgtgtttgttaagGTAGTTCTCTTCAGCTTAAGgctattgttattaataatttattcatttatcaatgttttaaatattacataatactgatattaataaactgaatatatattttgtttgtaggttgggtttcaatagaaataaatgaaattatacaatataaaaactttaaactttttgttttctcaaaatgagttccctttcatgggaacatcgacgctgcgtaagcgctttgggaacgcctctgtgtgttacgtcttgaagcactcgtgaaatcgaaccaatagtgtgacgggacgtcagagcgggtgacgtcacggaccaggaaactataaagcacccttgagaacaaagaacgccagcttctgaagtcttcagcagcgctctgtgttatcgtgtgtcttatttggtgttgtctgtcccTTTATATCTACACAGCAAACAAAAtatctcttcgtccgaggacaagagtattttagttcaccaagcacatataatatatacatatatatattgtgagACACAAATGGCGAGTTCAAGCAAGCAACAGTTTGTTAAGTGCGTTCATCCCTGCCCTCGCTTCATCACGggcggggatacacacgagatgtgcgTTGCTTgtttgggagtggagcatgcacaggcagctctcgagggagctgtctgtgtacaTTGTGAAAAACTGACGCTCCGTACACTCCGCTCACGCCGCGCGTTCTTTGACAAGAATAaagagggcgccgcggcgagtgttccccagggttcgggtcccgctgctgccgaggcacagcggcgGCTTCAGtcctggggttcacagatggatctggcgGAGGGGCTAGAGACGGGTCCTGCCCTATCTCAGCCTTCACCcgccagacccagtgtctctcccctggctgcggaagcacgcgctgcggtttcttcccccaggGTAGAGGCACCTGCACCGGCGCTTCACTTATCCAGCTCCGAGGAGATGGATGTAGCGAGCGTCGGGGCTGGAGAGGAGGACccgccatcctcatctccagctcaTGAGGAGCTTTTAGATGTTGTGACTCGGGCGGTGGCAAAGTTAAAAATAGAATGGCCAGAAGAAAGATCAGAAGCGCAAACAAAAAGCAAAttggatgagcgctttctccccgCCCGATCACAGCCTCAGCCCCGGGGATTGCCGTTTTTCCACgatctccacaccgaggtgtcgagatcGTGGCACAAGCCAGCACAATTTCGTGTTTACAACCCACAAACCActctatatagtaatatagtaggaGGTAAACagcacggttatggggcgatgcctcaggttgaggagacgctcgcgagctatctctcgcctgagACAGCATCGTCCCTAAAATCCCCGACTTTGCCCACCAGACCCCTGCGTACAACATCAGCGCTGGTGGGCAGGGCTTATGcctcagcaggtcaggcggccgCATGTCTCCACACTATGGCCATCCTccaggcatatcaagccgacctgctgggggagatagACGAGAGTGGCGAGGCGACTTTTGACGCTATCCAAGAGCTCAGGAAGGCTACCGACTTatctctccgggccaccaaggagacggcaaaATCAataggccgctctatggcagccctggtggccacggagagacatttATGGCTCAACTTATCAGATATAAAAGAGCGAGATAAGTCTGTGCTTCTAGATGCACCTGTGTCTCCcctgggcctcttcggcgactcgGTTACATCTGTCGttgagaggttccaggaggcaaaAAGACAGTCGGCGGCCTTCCAAAAGTTCCTCCCTCGCCGCTCTGCCGAGGttgctgagcggg
The nucleotide sequence above comes from Chanodichthys erythropterus isolate Z2021 chromosome 10, ASM2448905v1, whole genome shotgun sequence. Encoded proteins:
- the LOC137029486 gene encoding trace amine-associated receptor 13c-like, with product MFDMSMMEEDKSQEIQYCFPNNSLSCFREIKPEVEYVILYIFISLLSIFTVFLNLLVIISISHFKQLHTPTNLLILSLAVADLIVGLIVIPFMGITFIESCWYFGETFCSLFLFIAFMVVSASLGNLVFISVDRYIAVSDPLRYTVRVTTDKVVFCIITNWLCSSIYSVIILYNTMFYPETHDTCYGECTVAFKFEHVVTDLIVTFVTPSSVVMSIYVKIFCVAKHQAKVVNSVTGVSRSQRKAAKTLGIVVMVYFMCWIPYYIVTLIEGNKSTVQFNVTCWILYMNSCMNPLIYALFYKWFRLSAKHIVTLKICKPSSEYFSLFPEDK